The DNA segment TTGATACAGACGTATAGAAGTCAGTTTGCTGATATGCTTGAGAGTGCTGATTTTGCAACGCTTATGAAAAAACTAAACGAAACAGCACCTCTAAAAGTTGATAATTGAAACGAGCTTTTAAAATTTTACTAGGCTTTAGTAGGTCTATTTTAGCGGTTGTTTTTACGCTCACAATTGCGCTTGGCTACTTTAGCACGAAGCTAGAGGTTGATGCCTCTTCAGAAACTTTGCTGTTAGAAAATGACAAAGATTTAGCGATTTGGCGAGATGTTATAGATAGATACGCCTCGTCAAATTTTTTAGTTGTTACATACACTCCAAAAGATGATCTGTTTTCAAAAAATAGCCTTGAGCTAATTGAAAATTTAAGCAACGAACTAGCCAAAAATGAACTTGTACAAAACGTCATAAACATCACAAATGTTCCGCTTTTAAAAAGCGTAAAGGGCGGACTAACTGGCATACTAGATCACACGCCAACACTTAAAGATGCCGACATAAACGTTAGTTTAGCAAAGTTAGAGTTTGCCACAAGTCCGATTTATAGCTCAAATTTAATAAGTAAAGATTTAAAAACAACAGCAATAGTTTTAAATTTAAAAGAGGATAAAAAATATATCGAGCTTTTAAACCACAGAAATAGTTTGCTAAAACAAAACAGCGATCAAAAACAGCTAGAAAAGGTCAAAGATGAGTTAAAGGCTTATAGGGACGAGCTACGCATTAAAGAGCATAACGGGCTTGAAAATATAAAGCAAACCATACAAAAATTTAAAAATGAGCAAAATGAGCTATTTTTAGGTGGCGCACAAATGATCGCTGATGATATGATAAGCTTTGTAAAAAGTGATCTTTACACGTATGGCGTTAGTGTTGCTCTGCTACTTGCATTTAGTCTTTGGCTCTTTTTTAGGCAGATCATTTGGATTGTTTTGCCTATTTTTATATGCGTTGTAAGCGTGATTTTTTCAAGCGGACTTTTTGGACTTTTTGGCTGGGAGATTACGGTTATTAGCTCAAACTACATAGCTTTAGTGCTAATTATAACCATATCAGTAGTAATCCACCTAACCGTCACATATAGAGAAATTTACACAAAACACCCCAAATTTAGCCAAAAAGCACTAGTTTATCTAACCCTAAGAGATAAGGCAAGTCCTAGTTTTTGGGCGATTTTTACTACGATTGTGGGCTTTGCTTCACTTGCTAGTGCTGATATTAAGCCTGTTATTATGCTTGGCGTGATGATGAGTGCTGGAATTTTTATATCGCTTATTTTGGCATTTGTTTTATTTGGAGCGATACTTGTAAGTTTTAACAAAATAGCGCCCGTTAGGACATTTGAAAGTAGCTTTAGCTTTACTAAAAAATGTGCAGATTTTGCGATTTTAAAGCCAAAATTTGTCTATGTTGCGTGTGTTGTGTGCGTTGTGTTTGGGGCTTATGGCATTAGTCAGCTTAAGGTTGAAAATAGCTTTATTGGCTACTTTAAGAAAAATACTCAAATCAGACAAGGTATGCAAGTTATCGATGAAAATTTGGGCGGAACTGTGCCTGTTGATGTCATCATAAAATTTAAAGATAACAAAGAGCAACCACAAAAAAGCACAGATGAGTTTGAAAATGAATTTGAGCAAATTTCAAACGATGAAAAATACTGGTTTAATAGCTATCGCACAAGGGTTGCAGAAAAAACCCACGAATATCTAAAAAATAAAAATTTCGTAGGCTCTGTTGGCTCACTAGCTACTCTAACAGCCATTATAAGGGAGCTAAACGATGGCAAAGTCGATGACTTTTTGCTATCTGCGATGTATGAAAAACTCCCAAAACAATACAAAGACATACTTCTAAGCCCCTATGTAAATATTAAGGCAGATGAGCTTAGATTTGCTTTGCGTATTAAAGATAGCGATGAAAATTTACGCCGAGATAGATTTTTAAAAGAGATAAAATCTGAGCTAAATGAAATTTTAAAAGATGATAACGTAGAAGTTAGCGTTGTTGGTATGATGGTGCTTTATAATAATATGCTTTTAAATTTAGTAAGCTCTCAATTTGATAGTTTTGGCATCAGTGTTGCGATACTCTTTGTGCTGTTTTGTTTGATTTTTAAAAGCATCAAATTAGCTTTGATAGCTATTATTACGAATTTAATCCCGCTTTGCGTTTTATTTGGCACAATGGGAATTTTTGGCATACCGCTTGATGTGATGAGTATTACGATAGCCGCGATAAGCATAGGTATCGGTGTTGATGATATTATACACTACCTTCATCGCTTTAGACACGAGCTATCGTCAAAAAGCATTAAAGAGGCTATTAAAGCAAGTCACGCAAGTATTGGATACGCGATGTATTATACTTCGTTTGCGATATTTTTGGGCTTTAGTGTGATGATGAGTAGCAACTTTATACCAACGATATATTTTGGACTTTTAACTGATATGGTAATGGCTTTAATGCTACTTTCAGCACTTGTGATACTACCTAGACTTTTAATAGGATTTTATAAAAAATGAACGAAATAGAGCTAAAAAAACAAGGCAAGATAAAACGCCTAACAAATGCCACGTTTAAATTTGATGAGCGGATAAGAGAGGGTTTTTTTACGGCTGAGTATTTTTTAAAGGTGCAAAAAATAGTAACCCAAAATAACCTAGCAAGTGACGTTACTATGCAGTGGTTTACTCGTGTTGAGGGTGCTATGTTGTGTGGTATAGATGAGGCGATAGCACTCATTTATACATTTGCAAAAGAGCCAGAAAGCCTTGAAATTTACGCTTTAAATGACGGCGATATCATTAGCTCTTGTGAGCCAGTACTAAAAGTAAGAGGCAAATATGAAAATTTTGGCTTTTTAGAAAACGCCATAGACGCTGTTTTGGCACGTAGAAGCTCGGTTGCTACAAACGCTATGCGGGTATTAAAAGCAGCAAATGGCAAATGTGTATTCTCTATGGCTGACAGGCAAGATGACATTGCTACGCAAATTGGCGATGGATACGCAAGTTTTATAGCGGGTATTACCAAAGTAGCTACCGACGCACAGGGGCTTTGGTGGGGAGGCAAAGGCTCTGGGACTATGCCACACGCACTCATACAAATTTGCGGTGGCGATATAGTTAAGGCTTGTGAGCTTTATTTACAAACCTTTAAAGACGAGCCTATAACGGCACTTGTTGATTATAACAACGACGTTATCACAGATGCTTTAAGGGTTGCACGTGCGTTTGATAAAAAGCTTAATGCTGTAAGAGTAGATACATCTAAAAATTTAATAGATAGGTATTTTTTAGATAAAGACACTAGCGGTTTTGATCCGCACGGAGTATGCAAGGAGCTTATTTTTGCACTTAGAAATGCACTGGATGAAAATGGTTTTAAGCATGTTAAAATCGTTGTTAGCTCAGGATTTGAACCTCAAAAAATAGCAGAGTTTGAGACGCACAAAACGCCAGTTGATGTTTATGGCGTGGGTAGCTATCTAACGCAAAATACAACCTGCGGTTTTACAGGCGATTTAGTAGAGTTAAACGGCAAAGATGAAGCGAAATTTGGACGCAAAAATATAATATCTAAACGACTAGAAAAAGTAACCTTTTAACTTTAGTAATTTTTAGCTAAAATACGCCAAAAGGATAAATTTTGAAGCATTTTAAACAAATTGATGTCGCACACTCACCAGACGCTGACGATATTTTTATGTATATGGCTATAAAATTTGGCTGGGTTAGCTCAGAGTGGCTTAGATTTTTTAACACCGCACTTGATATACAGACCTTAAACGATGAAGCATTAAAAGGCACATACACTGCCACAGCGATTAGTTTTGCACTCTATCCGCTCATAAAAGACGACTACGCACTTTTACGCACGGCGGTTAGCTTTGGTAATGGCTATGGGCCAAAACTTATAAAGAAAAAAGGCAAAGTTTTAAAGCGAAATTTCAAAGTCGCCCTTTCAGGAAAACACACTACAAACGCACTTCTTTTTCGTATCGCATACCCTGATGCTCGCATAGTTTATAAGAATTTTTTAGAGATTGAAAACGCTGTTTTAAGTGATGAGGTTGATGCTGGTGTGCTTATACACGAGAGTATTTTAGAGTTTTCAGACCAGCTTTGCGTCGAGCGTGAAATTTGGGATATTTGGTGTGATTTGGCTGGAGAGATACCTTTGCCACTTGGCGGTATGGCGTTACGTAGAAGTTTGCCATTAACTGACGCCATTGAAACTGAGCGAGTTTTGACCGAGGCTGTTAGGATCGCGACCGCACACAAGCCATTTTTATCGCATATGCTAATGGAGCGAAATTTAATCAGAGTCGATAAGCAAAAACTAAAAACCTATCTAAATATGTATGCAAACGAAAGCTCAATCACAATGGACGAAACGGCGATAAAGTCTCTAAACGCTCTATTTGAGCTAGGCTATAAGCATAAATTTTACCCTGAGCTTTTAGACGCAAATGACTTTTTTATACCCACAGAGTATAACAAAGTAAGGTTTAGCTAATGCAAAGCACACTCGTTTCGCTTGGTGTTGAAACATTTAAGGTAGCCCTTTATTTAAGCCTACCAATGTTGCTAAGTGGGCTAATTGCTGGTCTTTTAATCTCTATCTTTCAAGCCACGACACAGATAAACGAAACCACGCTAAGCTTCGTGCCAAAAATCATCTTAGTTGTCGTAGTCATCATCTTTTTAATGCCTTGGATGGTTACGATGATGAGCGAATTTACCATAAAAATGATAGAGATGATACCTGAGTTTATAAAATGAAAAAATTGGTTGATTTTTCAAAATTTAGCTCAGTTAAAATCGGCGGAGTTTGTGAAGTTTTTGTGATAGAAAATGAAAATGAAATCCCACAAGATCACGTAATCATCGGCGGTGCAAACAATATTTTACTCTCATCAAATCCACCAAAATTAGCAATGCTTAGCCAAAATTTTGACTATATAAAATTAAACGGCGAAATTTTAGAGGTTGGAGCAAGAACAAAGAGTGCCAAAATTTACAATTTTGCAAAATCAAATGACATTGCAAACTACGAATTTTTAAAAAATATCCCTGGTACTCTTGGCGGATTAATCAAGATGAATGCCGGACTTTTAGGGTTTAGTATAAGCGATAATTTGCTTGAAATTTTAACTCCAAATGGCTGGATAGGGCGTGAAAATTTTGCATTTAGCTATAGGCATAGCGGGATAGAGTGTGCGATTTTAGCC comes from the Campylobacter mucosalis genome and includes:
- a CDS encoding menaquinone biosynthesis family protein → MKHFKQIDVAHSPDADDIFMYMAIKFGWVSSEWLRFFNTALDIQTLNDEALKGTYTATAISFALYPLIKDDYALLRTAVSFGNGYGPKLIKKKGKVLKRNFKVALSGKHTTNALLFRIAYPDARIVYKNFLEIENAVLSDEVDAGVLIHESILEFSDQLCVEREIWDIWCDLAGEIPLPLGGMALRRSLPLTDAIETERVLTEAVRIATAHKPFLSHMLMERNLIRVDKQKLKTYLNMYANESSITMDETAIKSLNALFELGYKHKFYPELLDANDFFIPTEYNKVRFS
- a CDS encoding efflux RND transporter permease subunit — encoded protein: MKRAFKILLGFSRSILAVVFTLTIALGYFSTKLEVDASSETLLLENDKDLAIWRDVIDRYASSNFLVVTYTPKDDLFSKNSLELIENLSNELAKNELVQNVINITNVPLLKSVKGGLTGILDHTPTLKDADINVSLAKLEFATSPIYSSNLISKDLKTTAIVLNLKEDKKYIELLNHRNSLLKQNSDQKQLEKVKDELKAYRDELRIKEHNGLENIKQTIQKFKNEQNELFLGGAQMIADDMISFVKSDLYTYGVSVALLLAFSLWLFFRQIIWIVLPIFICVVSVIFSSGLFGLFGWEITVISSNYIALVLIITISVVIHLTVTYREIYTKHPKFSQKALVYLTLRDKASPSFWAIFTTIVGFASLASADIKPVIMLGVMMSAGIFISLILAFVLFGAILVSFNKIAPVRTFESSFSFTKKCADFAILKPKFVYVACVVCVVFGAYGISQLKVENSFIGYFKKNTQIRQGMQVIDENLGGTVPVDVIIKFKDNKEQPQKSTDEFENEFEQISNDEKYWFNSYRTRVAEKTHEYLKNKNFVGSVGSLATLTAIIRELNDGKVDDFLLSAMYEKLPKQYKDILLSPYVNIKADELRFALRIKDSDENLRRDRFLKEIKSELNEILKDDNVEVSVVGMMVLYNNMLLNLVSSQFDSFGISVAILFVLFCLIFKSIKLALIAIITNLIPLCVLFGTMGIFGIPLDVMSITIAAISIGIGVDDIIHYLHRFRHELSSKSIKEAIKASHASIGYAMYYTSFAIFLGFSVMMSSNFIPTIYFGLLTDMVMALMLLSALVILPRLLIGFYKK
- a CDS encoding UDP-N-acetylmuramate dehydrogenase; its protein translation is MKKLVDFSKFSSVKIGGVCEVFVIENENEIPQDHVIIGGANNILLSSNPPKLAMLSQNFDYIKLNGEILEVGARTKSAKIYNFAKSNDIANYEFLKNIPGTLGGLIKMNAGLLGFSISDNLLEILTPNGWIGRENFAFSYRHSGIECAILAARFKISNGFSLSASNEFENKRKNQPNGASFGSCFTNPKGDFAGRLIEAVGLKGHIIGGAKFSEKHANFLINFNNATFDDAISLINLAKLRVYENFGINLQTEVVIL
- a CDS encoding nicotinate phosphoribosyltransferase, which encodes MNEIELKKQGKIKRLTNATFKFDERIREGFFTAEYFLKVQKIVTQNNLASDVTMQWFTRVEGAMLCGIDEAIALIYTFAKEPESLEIYALNDGDIISSCEPVLKVRGKYENFGFLENAIDAVLARRSSVATNAMRVLKAANGKCVFSMADRQDDIATQIGDGYASFIAGITKVATDAQGLWWGGKGSGTMPHALIQICGGDIVKACELYLQTFKDEPITALVDYNNDVITDALRVARAFDKKLNAVRVDTSKNLIDRYFLDKDTSGFDPHGVCKELIFALRNALDENGFKHVKIVVSSGFEPQKIAEFETHKTPVDVYGVGSYLTQNTTCGFTGDLVELNGKDEAKFGRKNIISKRLEKVTF
- the fliQ gene encoding flagellar biosynthesis protein FliQ, which codes for MQSTLVSLGVETFKVALYLSLPMLLSGLIAGLLISIFQATTQINETTLSFVPKIILVVVVIIFLMPWMVTMMSEFTIKMIEMIPEFIK